CCCACAGCGCGCCGAACAGTTCGCGCAGGAGGGCGATGTCCCAGTTCTCGCGCGGGCCGAGCAGTTGCTCGAGCTGCGCGCGCAGACGCCGGACCTCCTTCGGATCGACGTTCGCGAGGCGCGCGCCGAACGAGCGGTCGACCAGTTCGATCGCCTTGTCGAGCGACGGATGACGCGGCGCGTCGGCCGCGCCGTCTTCGGCACGCTCACGCCGTAGCTGGAATTCGAGCAGCCACCGTTGCGACGGATCGTCCGTCGCGATGCAGTGCATGTCCAGCGTGCCGACCTCCGTGAGCGACGTCGTCAGCTTGACCAGCCGCTCGCGCGATCCGCCCGCGTCCTGCTGCTGAACGACGGTCGCCACGGGCGGCAGGCGGACGAAGTCGCCCGCTGCGAGGTCCGCGAGCTCGCCCGGGCGCCATGCATCGTCGGCGACGGTCGACGCGAGATGGAAGCGCACCGGATGCCCGAGGCGCAACGCGAACACGCGGTCGTCGAGATGCACCTCGTGACCCTCCGCGGTGCCGCGCGGCAACACGCACACGCCCCGCGACGCCCCCGCATCGTCGTCGACGACGAGAAAGTAGCTGCGCGGCGAGCCGCCGCCGATTCGCGGCGCCTGCCCGGCGCGCGCGAGTCCGTATGCGACCGCGCCGCGCGCCACGGCCACGTCCGGATGATCGTTGTGCAAGACGTGCAACGGCTGCCGGCGCCAGTCGCCGAGCACGCCCGCGAGGCGATCGGCGAGCACCTTCGAGCGGAACACGCCGCCGTTGAGCAGCAGCGTGTCGGGTATCGGCAGCGCCGGACCGGCCGCTTCCGGCGCGCCGAGCGCGTCGCGCGACTGCGCGGCGAGCCGATGCAGGAACGCCGCGATGTGCCGCGTGACGGCCGGGTCGGCGGCGTAGGGCAGGCCGAACTCGACGAGCGCGGCCCGCGACTTGCGCGGCAGGTCGTCCGGGCCGCCGGCGGGAAAGAACCCATCGACGACGATCCGCTCGACCTCTTCGCGGCTCAGTTCCGTCTTGCGCGCGCCGCCGACGAGCCGGGCGCCCGCGCCGAGCAGCGTGACGCCGACCGTGTCGGGCGGGGCCGCATCGAGCAAGCGCTCCTTCGCCGTTCGGCACCGCTCGACGAGCTGGGACAGGCTCGCCGCCGACAGACGCGCGTCGTCCTGCGTGAGACGCGTTTCGGCGAGGCGCGCGAGCGCGAGATCCATGTTGTCGCCGCCGAGCATCAGGTGATCGCCGACGCCGATGCGCGTCAACTGCGGCTCGCCGTCCTCGACGTGCACCTTGATCAGCGTGAGGTCGGTCGTCCCGCCGCCGACGTCGCACACCAGCACGAGCCGCGTTTGCGCGAGCGATTCGCGCAACGTCGCCCGATGATGGAACAGCCAGTCGTAGAACGCGGCCTGCGGCTCTTCGAGCAGGCGCAGCGCGGGCAGTTGCGCGATCCGCGCGGCTTCGAGCGTGAGCGCGCGCGCGCCGTCGTCGAACGACGCCGGCACGGTGAGCACCACGTCCTGATCTTCGAGCCGCGCATCCGGAAAACGGCTGTTCCACGCGGCGCGCACGTGCGCCAGATAGCTGGCGCTCGCGGCCACCGGCGACACCTTGCCGTCGGCGTCGGCCGCGCCCCACGGCAGGATCGGCGCGAGTCGATCGACCGACGCATGCGACAGCCAGCTTTTCGCGCTCGCCACGAGCCGGCCCGGCACCTGCGCGCCCAGCGAGCGCGCGAGCGTTCCGATCACGGCGGGCGGCGCGTCGCCGGCGTTGCTGCCTTCGGCGTCGCGCCACGGCAGCCGCAGATCGCCGGGCGCGAATTCGCCCGGCGCCGGGTGGTAGCGCGCGGACGGCAGCAGCGGCCGCGCGCCGACCTCGCCGGGCGCGACGAGCTGGTCGACGTCGAACACGCGGATCGCATCGCCGCCCGTCTCGACGTACGCGACGACGGTATTGCTCGTCCCGAGATCGATGCCGACGATGAACGGTTTCATCGGTCAGGCATTCGCGCCGCCGCGCACGTCGAACTCCACCTTCCAGCGCTCGTTCGCGCCGCTTTGCACCGCTTCGAGTTCCAGCGTGCCGGCCTCCGTCACGCGCGCGTGCAGCTTCACCGGCACGATTTCACCGGGCGTGCGTCCCTCGGGCGGCAGCGTGGCCTCGATCTCCTCGAGTTCCTGCAACTCGTCCGGCGACCAGAAGTCGAGCAGCGTGCCGACCTGGTCCTGGCGGCGCACCGACGAGCCGAAGAAGCGGAAGTGCACCGGCTCGCCGACCACGAGGCCGAATTCCTGCGGCGGCAATGCGGCGTCCGTGCCTTCCTCCATGCCGAACGGCGCGACGCACAGCGCCTGGATCGGCGGCTCGAGGCCCGGCACGGCCGGCATCGCCGACTCGATCGCGATGTAATACGCGCGGGCCGTGCCGCCGCGAATGCGCACGCCCTTGCCGCGCTTCACGTAGCCGTAATACGCGGCGCCGCGGGCCACCGCGAGGTCGAGATCGGCGCCGCCCAACAGACGGGCGGGCGCCGCGCCGTCGGCGGCGAGCCAGCCGTTCAGCGTGCCGAGAATGCGCTCGACGAGCAGCGGCGACTTGAACACGCCGCCGTTGAACAGCACCGCGGTCGGATGCAGGAAGCTCGCCGCGTCGTCTTGCGCGCGCTGCAGGCCGTCGAGCTCCGCGAGCGCGGCGACCTGCCGGCCGAGGAACGCCGCGAGATGCCGCGTGATGCCGGCGTCCTGCGCATAGGGCAGGCCGAGCTGCGTCAGGCCGGCGCGCGTGCGGCTCACGGGCCGCGCCGACGCGTCGACTTGCGGGAAGAAGCCTTCGAGGATCGTCTGCGTCAGTTCGGCGCGAGTCAGCTCGGTTCGGACCGAGCCGCCGATCAGCTTCGAGCCGCGGCTCGGCACGACGAGCGGCACCGCGTCCGTCGCCGGATCGCTCAAGAGCGTTTCCTTCGCGCTGCGGCACGCGTAGGTGAGGGCGCGCAACTGCCACGGATCCGCCTGCGTGCCCTGCGCGGCGAGCTTGCGCGCGACGACGTGGGCGAGCGCCAGGTCCATGTTGTCGCCGCCGAGCAGGATGTGCTCGCCGACCGCGACGCGATGCAGCTCGAGGTTGCCGTCGCGTTCGACGACCGCGATCAGCGACAGGTCGGTCGTCCCGCCGCCGACGTCGACGACCAGGATGATGTCGCCGACCTTCACTTCCTTGCGCCACGCGCCGCTGCTTTTCTCGATCCAGCTATAGAGCGCCGCCTGCGGCTCCTCGAGCAGCGTCATGCGCGCGTAGCCCGCCGCCTGCGCGGCCTCGGCGGTCAGTTCGCGCGCGGCCGGATCGAACGAAGCGGGAATCGTGACGGTGATGTCCTGCTGATCGAACGGCGCGTCGGGATGCGCGTGGTTCCATGCTTCGCGCAGGTGGGTCAGATAGCGCACCGCGCTTTCGAGCGGCGACACGCGCGCGACTTCCGGCGGCGCGTCGCTCGGCAGGATGGCGGCGCGACGGTCCACGCCCGGATGGCACAGCCAGCTCTTCGCGCTCGACACCAGACGAATCGGCGTGCCCGCGCCGCGGCTGCGCGCCAGTTCGCCGACCGCGAAATCGCGCTCGGCCGCCCACGGCAATGCGAGATCGCCCGGCGCGAGCTCGTTCGGGTGCGGCAGGTAGAGAAAGGACGGCAGCAGATCGGGCGATTCGATCGCGCCCGGCGCGGTGAGCTGCGCGACCGGCAGCACGCCGAGGTTCGTTTTCTCGCCGTCGCTGGCCGCGAGATCCACGTACGACAGCGCGCAATGCGTGGTGCCCAGATCGATGCCGATCGAATAGCGCGGCTCGCTCATAGCTCCACCTCGGCCGGCGCGACGATCGTCGCGTCGTGCCCCTTGTTCAGCTTCGGCAGCCGCACCGCGTCGACGCGCCAGCCCCGATGGCTGATGCTGCCGTTGAACGGCGGCTTGCCGACGACGTTGCCCGTGAGACGGATCGCGGTGGCGTCGAAGCCGTCGCCGATCGTCACGCGGGTGCCTTCGGCCTCGTCGCGCACCGGGCGGATCGTGAAATGCTCGCGCAGCGTCGCGCGACAGCCGTCATGCACGAGACGCGCGGCGGCGCCGATGTCCGCATCGGAGTAGCCGGCGATGTCCTCCTCGACGAAGTCGATCAGGCGCGCGTCGCGCTGGAGCAGCCCGAGCAGCTGAAGCGCCGCGTCCGGGCTCGCTTCCTTGATGATTTCGGGCGCGGGCGCCGCGGCGGGTTGGGGCGGCGCGACGGGGGCCGCGGCCGGCGCCGGTGGGGCATCGACTTCACGCAGCCGGCGTGCGCGGCTCGCGAGCTCGCGGTCGCCGAGCACGGAGAAGAATAGGCCGA
This genomic stretch from Burkholderia oklahomensis C6786 harbors:
- a CDS encoding Hsp70 family protein, which encodes MKPFIVGIDLGTSNTVVAYVETGGDAIRVFDVDQLVAPGEVGARPLLPSARYHPAPGEFAPGDLRLPWRDAEGSNAGDAPPAVIGTLARSLGAQVPGRLVASAKSWLSHASVDRLAPILPWGAADADGKVSPVAASASYLAHVRAAWNSRFPDARLEDQDVVLTVPASFDDGARALTLEAARIAQLPALRLLEEPQAAFYDWLFHHRATLRESLAQTRLVLVCDVGGGTTDLTLIKVHVEDGEPQLTRIGVGDHLMLGGDNMDLALARLAETRLTQDDARLSAASLSQLVERCRTAKERLLDAAPPDTVGVTLLGAGARLVGGARKTELSREEVERIVVDGFFPAGGPDDLPRKSRAALVEFGLPYAADPAVTRHIAAFLHRLAAQSRDALGAPEAAGPALPIPDTLLLNGGVFRSKVLADRLAGVLGDWRRQPLHVLHNDHPDVAVARGAVAYGLARAGQAPRIGGGSPRSYFLVVDDDAGASRGVCVLPRGTAEGHEVHLDDRVFALRLGHPVRFHLASTVADDAWRPGELADLAAGDFVRLPPVATVVQQQDAGGSRERLVKLTTSLTEVGTLDMHCIATDDPSQRWLLEFQLRRERAEDGAADAPRHPSLDKAIELVDRSFGARLANVDPKEVRRLRAQLEQLLGPRENWDIALLRELFGALWERVGRRRRSADHERVWLNLAGYCVRPGFGYPLDDWRVAQLWTLFDDGIQYVNEGQVWSEWWTLWRRAAGGLDEDAQLQALDAMAWLQEAAGAKRPKLPFDPAKIGDMDMVRVAASLERVAVDRKIELGERLLARLRRPAENHQCWWAIGRIGARRPLYGSAHGVVPPDVASRWLDAILAVDWKKVEPAAFAAVQIARMTGDRSNDLALDVRDKVVRRLASVNAPAAWSQMVREVVTLDNADTGRAFGESLPAGLKLVAG
- a CDS encoding Hsp70 family protein: MSEPRYSIGIDLGTTHCALSYVDLAASDGEKTNLGVLPVAQLTAPGAIESPDLLPSFLYLPHPNELAPGDLALPWAAERDFAVGELARSRGAGTPIRLVSSAKSWLCHPGVDRRAAILPSDAPPEVARVSPLESAVRYLTHLREAWNHAHPDAPFDQQDITVTIPASFDPAARELTAEAAQAAGYARMTLLEEPQAALYSWIEKSSGAWRKEVKVGDIILVVDVGGGTTDLSLIAVVERDGNLELHRVAVGEHILLGGDNMDLALAHVVARKLAAQGTQADPWQLRALTYACRSAKETLLSDPATDAVPLVVPSRGSKLIGGSVRTELTRAELTQTILEGFFPQVDASARPVSRTRAGLTQLGLPYAQDAGITRHLAAFLGRQVAALAELDGLQRAQDDAASFLHPTAVLFNGGVFKSPLLVERILGTLNGWLAADGAAPARLLGGADLDLAVARGAAYYGYVKRGKGVRIRGGTARAYYIAIESAMPAVPGLEPPIQALCVAPFGMEEGTDAALPPQEFGLVVGEPVHFRFFGSSVRRQDQVGTLLDFWSPDELQELEEIEATLPPEGRTPGEIVPVKLHARVTEAGTLELEAVQSGANERWKVEFDVRGGANA
- a CDS encoding DUF2760 domain-containing protein is translated as MTEPNISFAGRLSLAFGLFFSVLGDRELASRARRLREVDAPPAPAAAPVAPPQPAAAPAPEIIKEASPDAALQLLGLLQRDARLIDFVEEDIAGYSDADIGAAARLVHDGCRATLREHFTIRPVRDEAEGTRVTIGDGFDATAIRLTGNVVGKPPFNGSISHRGWRVDAVRLPKLNKGHDATIVAPAEVEL